AAAGGATGGGGGTTCAGGGGCCGGCTCTTCAGTTCGGGATGGAACTGCACCCCCACGAACCAGGGGTGGTTGGGGAGCTCGACCATCTCCACCAGGTTCCCGTCGGGGGAGACCCCGGAGAGCTTCAAGCCCTTGGCCTTGGCCTTTTCCCGGTAGGCGTTGTTGAACTCATAGCGGTGCCGGTGCCGTTCATGGATGAGGGTCTGCTTGTAGGCCTGGTAGGCCTTGGTGCCCTTTTCCACCTTGCAGGGGTAGGAGCCCAGCCGCATGGTGCCGCCCAGTCCTTGGACCTTGAGCTGGTCCTCCATGATGGAAATGACCTCATCGGGCGTCTTCTGGTTGAACTCGCCGCTATTGGCCTGTTTGAGCCCCAGCACGTTGCGTGAGAACTCGATGAAGGCGCATTGCATGCCCAGGCAGATCCCGAAGAAGGGGATCCTCTTCTCCCGAACGTAACGCACCACCTGGATCTTGCCTTCGATGCCCCGGTCCCCGAACCCGCCTGGCACCAGCACCCCGGAAACGCCCCGGAGCAGGGCGGCGGCGCCGACCCTTTCCACTTCCTCCGAATCCACCCAGCGCAGTTTCACCCGGGCCTGGTTGGGGACCCCCGCGTGGATGAAGGATTCGATGATGGATTTGTAGGCGTCGTGGAGCTCCACGTACTTGCCCGCGATGGCGATCTCCACCTCCCGTTTCGGATGGTAGATCTGGTTCACGAACTTGGCCCATTGGGTCATGTTGGCGTGGGAGGAGGCCCTGAGCTTGAGCTTCTTGACCAGGAAATCGTCCAGACCCTGCAGGTGGAACAGGAGGGGCACCTCGTAGATGGACTTGGCGTCCAGCGCCTCGAAGACCGCCTTGGGCTCCACGTTGCAGAAGAGGGAGATCTTGGCCTTGGTCTCCTCGGTGAGGTGCTTCTCGGTGCGGCAGAGGATCACGTCGGGCTGGATCCCGATGCCCCGGAGTTCGGCCACCGTCTTCTGGGTGGGCTTGGTCTTGAGCTCGCCCGAGGCCCCGATGTAGGGGAGCAGGGTCAGGTGGATGTTCACCACGTTGTCGTTCCCCACGTCGAAGCGGAACTGCCGGATGGCCTCCAGGAAGGGCAGGCTCTCGATGTCCCCGATGGTCCCACCCACCTCCACCATCACCACGTCGACCTTCTGCTCGTTGGAGACCTTGAGGATGGCTTCCTTGATCTCATTGGTGATGTGGGGCACCACCTGGACCGTCTTGCCCAGGTAATCGCCCCGGCGTTCCTTGGAAATGACCGCGTTGTAGATCTTGCCGCTGGTCACGTTGTTGGATCGGCTCAAGGTCACGGAAAGGAAGCGCTCGTAATGGCCCAGGTCCAGGTCCGTCTCGGCGCCGTCGTCCAGCACGAAGACCTCGCCATGCTGGTAGGGGCTCATGGTGCCCGGGTCCACGTTCAGGTAGGGGTCGAACTTGGCGATGGTCACCTTCAGCCCCCGGGATTCCAAGAGGCGGGCAATGGAGGCCGAAGCGATCCCCTTGCCCAAAGATGAGACCACGCCGCCGGTCACGAAAATATATTTGGTCATTTCTTCCTGTTCCTTAGGTATTTTTCCACTTTACGGACATCCGCGGGGACATCCACCGCGATGGATTCGACCTTCCGGACCGCCGCCCGGATCAGGACCCCGTTCTCCATGGCCCTCAATTGTTCCAGTTTCTCCGTCAATTCCAGGGGGGTGGGCTTGAGGGAGGCCATCAACTGCAGCCAGGCCGGGCGGTAGCCGTAAAGGCCCATATGTTTATAGGCCTTGGGCATTCCCCCGCCGTCCCGGGGGTAGGGGATGGGAGCCCGGGAGAAATAAAGCACGTCCCCCTTGGGCCCCAGCACCGCCTTCACCACGTTGGGATCGAGCCATTCCTTCTTATCGGAAAGCGGGATGACCACGGTGGACATGAGCACCCGGGAGTCGGCCTGGAGGACCTCCACCGCCGCGTCGATGGCGGCTGGCGCCATGACCGGTTCATCGCCCTGGATGTTCACGATCAGATCGGCCTTCTGGGAGCGCACGGCGTAGGCGATGCGGTCGGTCCCGGACTTCAGCTTCGGGGGCGTCATGACCGCCTTGGCGCCGGCCGCCTCCACCGCCCGGGCGATACGTTCGTCGTCGGTGGCCACCCAGACCTCGGTCAGCCGCTTGGCCTTCCGGGCCTGCCGGACGACCCGCACGATCATGGGGACCCCGGCGATGGGGGCCAGGGGCTTGCCCGGGAACCTCTGGGCGCCGTAACGGGAAGGGATAACGCCTATGACCTTTGTTTTCGAAGCCATTAAACCCGCCCCTCGAATTTTGAATGACCGGATTTTTTCGGCCGATGTTCCGCCGAAAAAAGACCAAAATTCGTAATTAAAAATTCAAAACTCATGATTGCCTTCCATAACGGTCCCTCACCATCTGGATCAGGTTGGTCGTGGAACGGCCTTCCACCACGGGAATGTTGAGCACCTGGCCGCCCCGGGCCTTGACCAGGTCGCCCCCGATGATCTTGTCCAGGGCCCAATCCCCGCCCTTGACCAGCACGTCGGGCCGGAGGATCTCGATGGCCTTGTAGGGGTCCGGTTCCTCGAAAAAGGTGGTGAAATCGACGCAGGAAAGGGAAAGGAGCATCTCGGCCCGTTCGGCCAGGGGAAGGAGGGGCTTCAGGGGGCCCTTGATGCGCCGCACGGATTCATCGCTGTTGAGGGCCACCACCAAAAGGTCGCCCTTGGACCGGGCCGCCTGGAGATAGGTGACATGCCCCAGGTGCATCAGGTCGAAAACACCGTTGGTGAAGACTACTTTTTGGCCTTGCTTTTGAAGGTTCTGGAGGACGGGGGCTAACTTGGAAGGTTCTAAAAATCGGTCCAATTCATTTCTACTTCCGCTGGGATGCACGATTATAGGGGAAGGCATCCGTTCAAGCAACCCACTCTTGGTCCCGCCGGCGGGCACGGCCCTGTGTTAGCATGCCGGTACCACGATCCCCGGAGGGAATGGATGGTCCCGTTGGGCCGGAATGTCTCCTACAATCCCCTCGGGTTCTTTCCCATCCTCCTCCTTGCCCACAGCTCCATCGCTTACGGGAACTTCGGGATCGAGGCTGAACTTTGGATCGGTGTCTTCGGCATCCTGCTGCCGGTCCTGCTGGGGCTCCACCTGGCCGCCGGTGAAAAAAGCGCCGCCCGGCGAACCCCTCCCTTCTGGCAGGTCGAATTCCTTCCAACGGTCCCCCCGGCCGCCTGGGTCCTATTGATCCTGTCCTTGGGGTTCCTGCATCTTTTTGGATGGGGACGGATCCCCTCATGGCCCCTGATGGACGAGGGACAATTCGCGTTCTATGCCGACCAGTTCAACCGCACCGGGCGAACGGCCCTTTTGCTCGGGAACGTGCAGATCGAGCCCCTATTCACCTGGATCCTGGCCTTGTTCTTCAGGCTCTTCGGCGTTTCCCTGGGAACCATCCGCCTCTTTCCGGCCCTCCTTTTCCTTTTCGCATTGGGATCCGGTTATTGGGCCTCCAGGAAATACTTCTCAAGGTCCTTTTCTTTTCTTCTCCTGGCCCTTTACGGCTCCGCCTTCTGGTCCCAGGTCTGTTCACGTCAATGCCTCCAATCGGACATGGTCCCCCTGTTCCAGTTCCTGCTCCTGGGGCTCTTGGGTTCCTATTCGTTGGGAAAGGCCCGTTCCCAACGGACTTGGGGGCTCCTTTTCGGTTCGATCCTGGGGGCGGGGCTCTATCTCTACACCGTCTGGCCGGTCATCATCCCACCCACCCTCGCCATCCTTTTGCATCACGCCCGGGCGCCGGCGGGGTCCAAGCCGCGGGTCCTTCGCTGGACCCTCACAGCCCTGGTCCTGGTTTCCACCCCCATGGTCCTGGCGCGCTTTTCCGACGGCGGCATGGGCTATATCCATTCCATCCTTGGGCCCCAAAGGATCCTTTGGCACCTGGCCGCCCTCTTTTTCAACGGGATGGGAAGCGTACCTTATGGACCCGCCTGGGGCGGGCTCTTGAACAGTGTCCTGGCTTCCTGTTTTTGGATCGGGGTCATCGAATCCTTCCGGGAAAGGGGAAGACCCCTCATCCGGTGGATCGCGTTCTCGGCCCCCTTCTTCCTCCTTCCTGAGATCCTGACCCGTCACGTGGAAATGCACCGCGCCGTTCTCCTGTTCCCCCTGCTCATGGTGATCGCGGCTTTCGGGGTCCAAACCCTGGTCCAGAGAGTTTCCAGCGGTCCAAAGGGACGATGGGCCCTCACCGCGCTCATCCTCGCCATTTCCGCTTCACTGGATCTTTACCACTATTCGGGCCCTTTCCAGGCGGATCGACTCAAGACCTCCAACCCGAACCATTGGATGTCCGTCGGATTGGCGCGGTCCTACCGGGTCCTGCAAGAACGGTCCCAACAAGGGGAAAATTTCCTGCTCTTGGGCCATTTGAACAACAATTCCAAGGACGCGACCTTCGACCTGGCCGCCGCGCCCTTCGAGAAGGCCTGGACCGCCGCGACCGGCCCGCGATGGGTCGTCCTGTTGACCAACGTCCATTACCAGCCTTTCCTGAGCGGTAAATTCCCGGGCTCCCATTGGGATCGACCCTTTCCCGATCCACCCAACGACGACGACAATCTCGTTCTTTTCTGGACCCCCTATGATGACCGGACCCGAAAGACCTTGGACCCCTGGATCCAGGCCGATCCGTTCTTCAAGGAGATGGGGGATGAATATCTGTACTACCACGATGTAAAAAGCCTCGAGCGGAACATCCTTCGGCTCGAGGCCGCCGGGAAGGAATTCAACAAGGACCCCTTCCTGATGGCCCAACGGGGGGAAAGAATGGCGCTTTACACTTTCCTGGCGCCGGACTTGGACCGCCGTCAGGCCGTGAAGGCCCTTCAAGAGGCCGTTCGGGTCTGTCCGGCCGCCCATTTATACGATGCCTTGGGAATGCTCCGGCTCGAAGAAGGCGATCTGTCGGCGGCCCGCAACGCCTTTGAAACGGCCCATCGGATGCCTTTGGACCATACGAACGCCATGGAAAACCTGCGGCATTTACCGCGACCGTGACCCTAAAGGTCCTTCGGATCCGTTCGTAGCGTTAGCCTCACCACTTCCGGGTTGCAATAGGTCCTGAGCGGCGGGTAACAACCGATGCCCCGGTGGATGTAGATGACCGTGTCCTTTTCCCGGTGGAACCCGCCGGCGTATTTGCGTCCCTCGTTCGCCGGGACCACCAGCGGCCCGAGGACGGGAAAGCAGATCTGCCCGCCGTGGCAATGGCCCGAGAGCTGGAGGTTCGCCCGGGTCTTGTGGGCCAGGTAAAGATGGTCCGGCTGGTGGGCCAGGAGGATCTTGGCGTCGCCCTTCGCCTTCAAGAGCGGTTCGTCGTTCTTCTCGCCCACCCATTTATCGTCCACACCCATGAGGGCCAGTCTCTTTCCTTTGACCTTGAGGTCCACCACTTCGTTCTGGAGCACCCGGATCCCGTCCGCTTCAAGGGCTTGCCGCATGGCATGGGCCCCCGCCCAATGGTCGTGGTTCCCCAAGAGGGCGTAAACGCCCAACCGGGCTTTGAAACCCTTCAAGAGCCCCTGCATGATGGCGATGTGCTTGGTGAAAGAGACGAAATCACCCGTCAGGACAAAAAGATCGGCCTTCAGTTTCTGGGCCTCCTTCACCACGAAGCGGACGTAATCCTGGTGGATGTATTTCCCGAAATGGATGTCGGACAACTGGACGATCGTCAATCCGTCGAAGGCCCGGGGCCAGCGCGGAAGGGCTACTTCGTACTCCACCACCTTCAGGTCGAAACACTGGTTGGGAAAGCCGACGAAGCGGGTGAAGGCGAAGGGCGCAGGCCAACGGGAAGGTCGGTTGGGGTAATGGCTGCGGACCTCCCGGTAGGTCGCGGGTTTCTTGCGGAACAACAGCCACCAGGCGTGGTCCACCCAGAGGGCGGCCACCCAAAGGAAGACCAGGGCAAGGAAAAGCTTCCAAACCCAGGCCAGGCCCGGGAGCGAACCCCAGGTGAAATCCCAGGAATCGGCCAGGAGATAAGAGGGCGAGATCTGGACGGTCAGGAAAAAGAAGGTCCAAAGGAACTCATTGACCCCGTGATGGGGCCGGATGCCGATGCGGTTGGTGAGGAAGACGAAGATATGGAACTGGAGGAGGCAATAGACCCAGAAAAGCGGCTCAGAAAAGATCATTTCGCCCAATTCTTAGTTTTGAATTCTTGATTCTTAATTAAAAACTCAGAATTAAAAATTAAGAATTGCCGTTACCGGTTCATCTCTTCCAAGAGGCGCTGGCTGAGCTCCTCGGCCGAAACGGTGGCCACGCCCAGCTTCTCCACCTCGATGCCCGCGGCGTAATTGGCGAGGGCCGCCGCCTGGAGCAGGCTGGCGCCCGCGGTCAGGGCCAGGGTCAGGGTGGCGATGACGGTGTCCCCGGCGCCCGACACATCATAGACCTCCCGGGCGACGGTCGGGATGGTGCGGGGGGTGTGGCCCGTCTCGAAGATGGTCATGCCGTGCTCGCTGCGGGTGAGCACCACGGCCTTGCAATCCAGCTTCTTCATGACCTTGCTGCCGATGGATTCGAAGGTCTGGCCGACCGCTTCGGTCCCCAAGGCCTCGGTGACTTCCTTCATGTTGGGCTTCATGACGGTCACGCCCTTGAACTCGAAGAAATTATGGAATTTCGGGTCGACGGTGATGATCTTCTTGTGGGCCTTGGCGTAGGCGATGACCTTGCGGATGACCTTGGTGGTCAAAAGACCCTTGTTGTAGTCCTCGAAAATAAGGCCGTCCGCGTCCTTCAGGGCCTGGCAGGCCTTCTGGATGACCTGGTCCTGCTGGCGCTCGTTCAGGGCCGATTTGACCTCCCGGTCGATGCGCACCACTTGCTGGGTATGGGCGATGACGCGGGTCTTTTCGGTGGTGGGACGGTCGGAAAGGGTGAGGATCCCCTTGGTCTCGACCTTCTGTTCCTTCAATTCGCGGATGAGTTCCTTGCCCGCCTGGTCCTTCCCGACGGAGCCGATGATGGCGGAGCGGCCGCCCAGCGCCGTAATGTTGGCCGCCACGTTGGCCGCGCCGCCCGGCATTTTCCGGTCCTTTTCGTTGATCTCGACCACCGGGATGGGGGCTTCGGGGGAGATGCGGGCCACGGCCCCGCGGATATAGACGTCCAGCATGAGGTCGCCGATGACGACCACTTTCTTCTTTTGAAGGGCACCGACCAGGGCCAGGAGTTCGGTCTTATCGACGGAGGAGAGGAGGGTCTTGGGTTTCATGGGTTCGGGTCAGGGGAACATCGCGGATTCGATGAGTTCGCAGAACACGTGGCCCATCAGCATGTGGCATTCCTGGATGCGGTCGGTGGAGGAGGCGGGGACCACGATGGCAATGTCCACTTCCTTGGCGATCTTCCCGCCGTCGCGGCCCAAAAGGCCGATGGTGTGGACCTTGTTCTTCTTGGCGGCCAGGACGCCCTTCAGGACGTTCTCCGAGTTTCCCGAGGTGGAAAGGCCCACGGCCACGTCCCCCGCCACGCAGAGGCCCTCGATCTGGTGGGAATAGATCTGGTCATAACCGTAGTCGTTGCCGAGGGCGGTCAGGGTCGAGGTGTTCGTGTGCAGGGCGAGGGACATCAGGGCCCGGCGGCGCTTGAGGTAATCCCCCACCAGTTCGGCGGCGATATGCTGGGCGTCGGCGGCGCTGCCCCCGTTGCCGAACCAAACGGCCTTGTTCCCCCGCTTATAGGCCTCGACGAGGAGCTTGGCGGCCTGTTCGATCTGGGGCAGGCAACGCGACAAGAGGTTCTGTTTGACCTGGATGCTCTCTTCGATGCGTCCGCGGATCTTATCGATCATGTTCGATCCCTCCGAATGATGGGCACATTTTATCGTCCGGCCCGGGGGATAGCCACCCCAAAGGCCGGTAATATACTTGATGAGCCGGCCAACCCGCAGGAATAATGGAAAGCGAATTGAGTCCCCGACCCCGCACCAAAACTTCCCCGACCGGCGGCCTTCCCCCAAGGCATCTGTTCCTTCTTTTGACCTCCGCCTTCCTGTTCCGTCTCTTCTACGGGCTTTGTTCGGAGATCTGGTTCATCGACCAGCGGCAGGTCTATCTCATCGGGCTCAAATTCTTCTGCACGGGCCAGTGGCCCTTCTTCGGCGCGGATGTGGCGCCCGGCATCCAGCTTCCCGGCGCCCTGCAGGGGCTCGTGGTCGGGGTCCCCTTGATGTTGCTCCCCATCCCGGAGGCGCCGTACCTTTTCCTGAACATCCTTTCCTTCGCGGGGCTCGCCCTGTTCGGCTGGTATTGCACGAAAAGGCTCCCCCGGTTCCCGGCCTGGATCATCTATGGATGGCTCCTGACCGCGCCTTGGACCCTGCATTGGTCCACCAACATCGACAATGATTCCTACACCCTTTTCGCCTCCTGCCTTTTCTTCATGGGCTTCCTGGAGACGATCCCCGCCTTGCGGCGCGGTGTGATCGGCGGAAGCCTGTCCAACGCCTTCATGGGTTTCGGGTTCTTCTGGTCTGTCCAATTCCATATGTCCTATGTGCTTTTGGTCCCTTTCCTCCTCTATTCCGCCTATTCCCAATGGAAGGCGGGAGCCCGGGGGTTCGACGGTCCGGGCGGGTTCCTGGCGGGTTCGTTCCTTTCCGGGATCTTCCTTCTCCCCACCTTATGGGTCTATGGGCTCCACCAGGGGACCGGCGGCGCCGGGAACGCGGTGACCTTCAACCCGGGCAACATTCCGGACCTGCCGTTGATCCTGGTGCGTTTCCTCTTCCTGGCCTCCGCCGAGGTGCCCCGTTTCCTCGGGGCCCATACGGGGGACCGCCTGGAATTCCTCAGGCAGAACATCCTCTTGGCGCCCCTGGCTGTCTTGACCGCCCTGCTGGGGCTCCTCCAGGCCGTCGGACTGGCCATCGGATGGTTCCGTCAAAAGACGCACGAAAAGGACTGGCCGGCGGTCAAAAAATTGGCCCTGGGAACGGTGCTGCTGGTCTATGCCAGCTTCCTTTTCGCCATCAAACCCCCGGCGTCCCACACCTACTACCTGACACTTCCGGTGGCGATGCTTTACGGCTTCCATGTCTATAGCTCTTGGACGGGAAAGAAATGGTTCCTGGCGCTGGCAAAGCTGTTGTTGGTCGCCAACATCTTCTTCCACGCCGGACTGGCGATCCACGATCAGCCCGTCAAGTCGCTTTACAAGGACCGGGGGACCTTCACGAAGGCCATCGCGGAAAAGAACTACCATGGGCTGGGGGAAAGACGGCCGGACACGCTTTATTGAAGGGTCAGTTGGAGACCCGCGAGGTGAGCTTGCCGCCATCGCCCGACATGTCGGGCACCACCGCATCCAGCAGGGATACGTCGATGCTGCCGATCACGATGGCGCTCTTGATGCGCACCGGGATATGCCGGTCGTCGGCGGTGACCCAGAGATCGATGTCCTCTTTGTTGCGGAAGACCGTGCCGTATTTCACGAAGGGCTTGGCCTTGAAGCAATCGAAGGTCCCCGCCGGGCACTTCACCCTTTCCCGCCCCACCACCTTCACGATGAGTTTGTAGTTCTTCCCGCCCGAGCAGGTGGGAATGAGGTATTTCTTCCCCACTTCCAGCGGCAGGAGCCGGAAATAATAGAAACAGGAGATGATGTCCTGGGTGAAGGGCTGGACATCCAGATCCTCCACCGGTTCCTGGTTGTGCTGGCGGGTCAAGCGGTGCTTCAGCTGATCGTAGGTCTCGCGGTTGCGGGCCTGGTAGTCCCCCTCATGCACGTCGTTCTCGAAACCCCAGGTGATGAAATCCACCACGTCGAAGAAGCTGGTCTGTACGTCGTTGACCGGATAGAAGGTGCTGAAGGGGAAGGCCGTCTTGGCCCGGGCCACCAGGGGATAGCAGGGCCGGCCCTGGACCTTCTTGTAATCCTCCACCGACAGGGTGGCGTAGCCCCCCAGGACCCCGATGGCCCGCACCTCGAATGTCAGCTTTTCCCCCGACCCGAAGGCCTTGTTCGCCCGGGGCCGGGGCACCAGGGCCACGTCCTTCTCGTCCTGCGCCGTGTCGGCTTCCCCCAGGTCCGAAGGCGGGGTCTGGGCCGCCGCAGGACCCTTGGCCTTCTTGGCCGATTGTTCCCTTTTGGCGTCCATCTCCTTGCCATTGGGGAAATAGACCGGTTCCGCGATCGAGATCGTCCTGCCCACCGGCGGCTTCTTGGCCGGGTCCATCCTGTTCGCCCGGGCCAGGGCTTTCGCTTTCTTCGACGAACCGTAATAGGCCTCGGCCAGGAACTCCCAACTATCCCCGGGCTTCACCTCGTAGTGGAGGACCACCTTCTTCGACATTTCCTTCTCCAGGGAGACCGCGGTGGGGACCGGCGCCTCCTTCGTCGAGGAAATGTCCGTCCGGCCCTTGGCCACAAAAAGAAGGGAGCAACCGCCCAGGAGGAAAGGCAAGCAGGACAAGAAAAGGGGGAGGGGTCGCAAGCGCCTCACTTTTTGGCCTGGGCGATGTATTTTTCCATGGCTTCCAGGACCTCCTCCACCTTGATGGCGTCCATGACGTCGTGGAGCCGGCAGGTCCCCGCCTGGCAATCGGGACATGGGAGGTTGCGGGGCATGATCACGGTGGATTCATTGCCCCAAGGGCCCCAACGCACCGGGGTGGTCTGGGGAATGGTCCCAAAGAGGGCCACGGTCGGGGTGCCCACCGCCGCCGCCAGGTGCAGGGTCCCGGTGGAACCGGAAAGGAAGCAATCGGCCCTTTCATAGACCGCCGCGACCTGCCGGAGGGTGCATTCCCCGATCAAAAGCACCGGCTTCTGGTCCGGACCCACGCCCCGCACATGGGTCATGACCTGGGCGATGAGGGCGGTCTCGTCCGGCCCTCCCGTCACCACCACCTTGCGGCCCCGGTAGGCCATCTGGGAGATCACCTGGCCATAACGTTCCGGCTTCCAATTCTGGGCGGACCCCTTGTGGCCCGGGTGGACCACCAGGAAGCGGGCTTTGGGGGCGATCCCTTTTTCCTTCAGGAGGTCCGACACGAAGGCCCGGTCCGGGTCGGTCAGGGAAAAATGGATCTTGGGCGGCTTGGAAGCCACACCCATCGGTCCCAAAAGATCCAGGTTGTATTCGACCTCGTGTTTCTCGCAAAGGGAACGGTGGACCATGACCTTCTTGTTGAGGAAGGGGCTATACCAGCGATAGCCCGTGCCGACCCGCACCGGGATGCCGGCGAACCAAGCCGCCAGGACCTGTTGGGCACGGGGATAAAGGGCGAGGAAGACGTCCGGCGTCAAGGCCTTGAACCTTTGGACGGTCCGCCCGAACCCTTCCTTGGGATCATAGATCTCGACCGAATCGACCGCCGGATGGCCTTGGACGATCTCCTTGGCATAGCCGCTGACCAGGGCCGTCACCTTCGCGTCGGGGAAATTCTCCTTGAGGACCTGGAAGGTCGGCAGGGAAAGCAGCAGATCGCCGATCTTGTCGGTCCGGGCCACGAGGATGTGTTTGGGTCGCGGTTCATTCATTGATCTTGGTGTTCGGGTCCGAATATTTTTTGAGGATGACCTGGATGAGCTGCTCGGCTTCTTCATCCCCCGAATGGCCCAATAGGACGACCTTCCCCGGGAACCCGCCCAGGACCTGGGGCGCATCCCCCTGGCAGGCCAGGACATCCGGCTTCAGGGCGTTCAGGAACGGCACCACATCATCCTCGGAATAGGAGGTCACGAAATCCACCATCTCGAAGGCGGCCAGGATCCCGATCCGGTCCTCCAGGGGCAAGAGGGGCCTCCCCGGCCCCAAGGTCCTTTGAATGGAATCGTCGGAGGCCAGGGCCAGGACCAGGATATCGCCCAACCCCTTGGCTTCCCGCAAATAACGGGTATGGCCGACCCGGAGCAGGTCGAAGACCCCGAAGGCCAGGACCACCTTTTGCCCCTGGGTTCGCAGGTCCTTCACCAACCGCAGGCCGCCTTCTTTCAGGATGGTTCCCATGCTCTACTTCCCCTTGGCCAGGATGGAGTGGGCCGCCGTCAGGATGTCCGAGGCCACCCAGGTCTTCCCCAAAGGCTCCATCATCAGGCGCTTTTGATGCTCTTTCCCGTGACCGGTCCCCACCAGGATGCTCCCCGCGACCTTGGCGTTCCGCCCAAGGAGCATGTCGTCCATCTTGTCCCCCACGACGAAACTGCGTTTGAGGTCGATGGGATAACGCCGCAGGGCCTGTCGGACCATGCCCGTCCCCGGCTTGCGGCAGGAACAGGACCTGGAATACCTCTTCACCGTGCCTTTCGGGTGATGGGGGCAATAAAAGAAGGCGTCCAACCGAACGCCCTTCGCCTGGAGCATGGCCTTCAGTTTCCGGTGCACCTTCCCCACCATCCGTTCGGGGAAATAACCCCGGGCCACTCCCGATTGGTTCGAGACCACCAGGAGCAGGAACCCGGCCTTTTTCAACAGCTTCAGGGCGGCGGCTGTCTTCGAAAAAAGGCGGATCTGGGAGGGGTCGCTCAGGTATTCGGCGTCCCGGATGAGGGTGCCGTCCCGGTCCAGGAAGACCGCCGGTCTTTTACGGCGGGCCTTCCTCATTCCGCCCCCGCCCTCATCCGGGCGGTATCACGGAATTGCATCTTATAGAGCCTGGCGTAAAGTCCGCCCTTGGCCAGGAGCACGCCATGCTTCCCTTGCTCCACGATCCGGCCCTTGTCCACCACCAGGATCCGGTCCGCCCGGCGCACGGTGGAAAGTCGGTGGGCGATGACCAGGGTCGTGCGGTGGCCCATGAGTTCCTCCAGGGCCTTTTGCACCAACCGTTCGCTCTCGGTATCGAGGGCGGAGGTGGCCTCGTCCAGGATGAGCACCGGCGGGTTCTTCAAGAGGGCCCTCGCGATGGCCAGGCGTTGCCGTTGTCCCCCGGAAAGCTTGATGCCCCGCTCCCCGATGAGGGTGTTGAAGCCCTGCGGGGTGTTCTCGATGAATTCCTTGGCATAGGCGGCCTTGGCCGCTTCCTGCACGTCCCAGAAGGAGGCGCCGGGCCTTCCATAGGCGATGTTCTTGAGGATCGAATCGTGGAAGAGGATGGTCTCCTGGGTCACGATGCCCACTTGGGCCCGGAGGGAAGCCAATTTGAGGTGGGAGAGGTCCTTCCCGTCCCAAAGCACCTGGCCCGAGGTGGGCTGGTAGAAACGGGGGATGAGATCGGCGAGCGTGCTCTTGCCCCCGCCGGACGGGCCCACCAAGGCCACCACCTCGCCCTTGCGGACCTCGAAGCTGATGTCCCGGAGCACGGGATGCCCTTTCACGTACTCGAAGGAGACCTTTCTGAACTCGATGGTCTTCTTGAGGGGCTTGGCCTCCACCGCGTCCTTGGCATCCACCATGGGGTCCACGGTGTCCAGGATGTCGAAGCATCGCTCGGCCGAGGCCAGGGACTGCTGGAGGTGTCCCCAAAGACCGTTGAAGCTCTTGAGATTGGGATAGAGGGTGAAGGTGGCTCCCAGGAAGGAGATGAAATCCCCCACCGTCAGGTTGCCCTGGTAAAGCGCCCGGTAGGCCATCCAGAGGATGAGCACCAGCAGGGCCAGGGTGCCGATGGTCTCCACGATGGGCGAGGAGGCCGCGTAGGCCCGGTTGGCCCGCATGGTGACGGAAAAGAACTTGTCGTTGGTCTCCTGGAACTTGCGGCGCTCGTGGGGCTCCATGGCGAAGCCCTTCACCACCCGGATACCCGCCAGGGTCTCGTGGATCTGGGCGTTCAGGTCGGAGA
This window of the bacterium genome carries:
- a CDS encoding glycosyltransferase family 39 protein — encoded protein: MVPLGRNVSYNPLGFFPILLLAHSSIAYGNFGIEAELWIGVFGILLPVLLGLHLAAGEKSAARRTPPFWQVEFLPTVPPAAWVLLILSLGFLHLFGWGRIPSWPLMDEGQFAFYADQFNRTGRTALLLGNVQIEPLFTWILALFFRLFGVSLGTIRLFPALLFLFALGSGYWASRKYFSRSFSFLLLALYGSAFWSQVCSRQCLQSDMVPLFQFLLLGLLGSYSLGKARSQRTWGLLFGSILGAGLYLYTVWPVIIPPTLAILLHHARAPAGSKPRVLRWTLTALVLVSTPMVLARFSDGGMGYIHSILGPQRILWHLAALFFNGMGSVPYGPAWGGLLNSVLASCFWIGVIESFRERGRPLIRWIAFSAPFFLLPEILTRHVEMHRAVLLFPLLMVIAAFGVQTLVQRVSSGPKGRWALTALILAISASLDLYHYSGPFQADRLKTSNPNHWMSVGLARSYRVLQERSQQGENFLLLGHLNNNSKDATFDLAAAPFEKAWTAATGPRWVVLLTNVHYQPFLSGKFPGSHWDRPFPDPPNDDDNLVLFWTPYDDRTRKTLDPWIQADPFFKEMGDEYLYYHDVKSLERNILRLEAAGKEFNKDPFLMAQRGERMALYTFLAPDLDRRQAVKALQEAVRVCPAAHLYDALGMLRLEEGDLSAARNAFETAHRMPLDHTNAMENLRHLPRP
- a CDS encoding metallophosphoesterase; this translates as MIFSEPLFWVYCLLQFHIFVFLTNRIGIRPHHGVNEFLWTFFFLTVQISPSYLLADSWDFTWGSLPGLAWVWKLFLALVFLWVAALWVDHAWWLLFRKKPATYREVRSHYPNRPSRWPAPFAFTRFVGFPNQCFDLKVVEYEVALPRWPRAFDGLTIVQLSDIHFGKYIHQDYVRFVVKEAQKLKADLFVLTGDFVSFTKHIAIMQGLLKGFKARLGVYALLGNHDHWAGAHAMRQALEADGIRVLQNEVVDLKVKGKRLALMGVDDKWVGEKNDEPLLKAKGDAKILLAHQPDHLYLAHKTRANLQLSGHCHGGQICFPVLGPLVVPANEGRKYAGGFHREKDTVIYIHRGIGCYPPLRTYCNPEVVRLTLRTDPKDL
- the kdsB gene encoding 3-deoxy-manno-octulosonate cytidylyltransferase — encoded protein: MASKTKVIGVIPSRYGAQRFPGKPLAPIAGVPMIVRVVRQARKAKRLTEVWVATDDERIARAVEAAGAKAVMTPPKLKSGTDRIAYAVRSQKADLIVNIQGDEPVMAPAAIDAAVEVLQADSRVLMSTVVIPLSDKKEWLDPNVVKAVLGPKGDVLYFSRAPIPYPRDGGGMPKAYKHMGLYGYRPAWLQLMASLKPTPLELTEKLEQLRAMENGVLIRAAVRKVESIAVDVPADVRKVEKYLRNRKK
- a CDS encoding CTP synthase, with translation MTKYIFVTGGVVSSLGKGIASASIARLLESRGLKVTIAKFDPYLNVDPGTMSPYQHGEVFVLDDGAETDLDLGHYERFLSVTLSRSNNVTSGKIYNAVISKERRGDYLGKTVQVVPHITNEIKEAILKVSNEQKVDVVMVEVGGTIGDIESLPFLEAIRQFRFDVGNDNVVNIHLTLLPYIGASGELKTKPTQKTVAELRGIGIQPDVILCRTEKHLTEETKAKISLFCNVEPKAVFEALDAKSIYEVPLLFHLQGLDDFLVKKLKLRASSHANMTQWAKFVNQIYHPKREVEIAIAGKYVELHDAYKSIIESFIHAGVPNQARVKLRWVDSEEVERVGAAALLRGVSGVLVPGGFGDRGIEGKIQVVRYVREKRIPFFGICLGMQCAFIEFSRNVLGLKQANSGEFNQKTPDEVISIMEDQLKVQGLGGTMRLGSYPCKVEKGTKAYQAYKQTLIHERHRHRYEFNNAYREKAKAKGLKLSGVSPDGNLVEMVELPNHPWFVGVQFHPELKSRPLNPHPLFREFVKAAVKYGSKRINGKG
- the rfaE2 gene encoding D-glycero-beta-D-manno-heptose 1-phosphate adenylyltransferase, whose translation is MDRFLEPSKLAPVLQNLQKQGQKVVFTNGVFDLMHLGHVTYLQAARSKGDLLVVALNSDESVRRIKGPLKPLLPLAERAEMLLSLSCVDFTTFFEEPDPYKAIEILRPDVLVKGGDWALDKIIGGDLVKARGGQVLNIPVVEGRSTTNLIQMVRDRYGRQS